Proteins found in one Magnolia sinica isolate HGM2019 chromosome 5, MsV1, whole genome shotgun sequence genomic segment:
- the LOC131247022 gene encoding general negative regulator of transcription subunit 1-like, protein MICNFIYLCCCSYCTVDQGSSKVFLLPKILSVTVRVIQKDAEEKKAAFSRRAYFRLFLNWLLDHGSPDPVLDSSNFQVHFLYKGTLRVLLVLLHDFPEFLCDYHFSFCDVIPASCIPTKHEAAQSFYSQLEVGCNMILFELPNQYLIVLY, encoded by the exons atgatttgtAACTTCATTTATCTTTGTTGTTGTTCGTATTGTACGGTGGACCAGGGATCAAGTAAAGTGTTTCTCTTGCCCAAG ATTTTGTCAGTGACTGTGAGAGTTATCCAAAAGGATGCAGAAGAGAAGAAAGCTGCTTTCAGCCGAAGggcatatttcagattgtttctgaattggctTTTGGACCATGGGTCCCCTGACCCTGTCCTTGATAGTTCCAACTTTCAG GTTCACTTTCTGTACAAAGGCACTCTAAGGGTGCTCTTGGTACTGCTTCATGATTTTCCGGAGTTCCTTTGTGATTATCATTTCAGCTTCTGTGATGTGATTCCAGCCAGTTGCATTCCCACGAAACATGAGGCTGCCCAATCCTTCTACTCCCAACTTGAAGTTGGTTGCAACATGATTTTGTTTGAACTTCCTAATCAATATTTAATAGTTCTCTATTAA